The following are encoded in a window of Panthera leo isolate Ple1 chromosome B2, P.leo_Ple1_pat1.1, whole genome shotgun sequence genomic DNA:
- the LOC122220771 gene encoding LOW QUALITY PROTEIN: protein BEX5-like (The sequence of the model RefSeq protein was modified relative to this genomic sequence to represent the inferred CDS: inserted 1 base in 1 codon) produces MAGLEESQRKTLLDPCRKSKQEKSFNVENVLWEREGERQAPVQNEEEAHPLGGGEGQEPGGNIRVDLAPPAHDGREDMPNKLVNNVDMTDGDTDDTELFTDDMRWLRRKXRGLQLRYSLPTLIGDPPHRDHHDEFCLMPPMLRLVIITPLLPEVAFS; encoded by the exons AGAGAAAGACTCTGTTGGATCCCTGCAGGAAAAGTAAGCAGGAAAAAAGTTTCAACGTGGAAAATGTCctctgggaaagagaaggagaaaggcaggcTCCAGTGCAGAATGAAGAAGAAGCCCACCCTTTGGGAGGTGGTGAAGGCCAGGAGCCTGGAGGAAATATTAGAGTGGATTTGGCCCCACCTGCCCATGATGGTAGAGAGGATATGCCCAACAAGCTTGTCAATAACGTTGACatgacagatggagacacagatgaTACGGAACTTTTCACGGATGACATGAGGTGGCTAAGGAGGA TCAGGGGGCTTCAGTTGAGGTACAGTTTGCCCACTCTTATAGGAGATCCCCCTCACCGTGACCATCATGATGAGTTTTGCCTTATGCCTCCAATGCTGAGATTAGTAATAATAACCCCCCTGCTTCCCGAAGTTGCATTTTCTTGA